The Bernardetia litoralis DSM 6794 genome includes a window with the following:
- a CDS encoding PP2C family protein-serine/threonine phosphatase produces MSFNPFAPLFEVPTRLNLPIENHKEFAIISTTGIIGFLAHSIFLLLFWYFDVDFMAYLNIGSILIFAAIYYINRHSVGKSSLLIIIASLEIIVHAIFAVFILGWTSNFHLYLFVPILAAFLVGKVNGISSYILNLFSISVYVFLAVYMNYNNPLRSISEAGMFTFEIMNVINVSSTIIIVTMYYNYVTNEAVKNLAKLNDELKEQSQNVMNFNSELAQQTEELQIQSEQLTHSNKHTIDSIRYALRIQEAVLPSVSELNTIFGEKNVMIFYNPKDIVSGDFYWAKEKDNNKIIVVADCTGHGVPGAMLTMIGESLLNNIVLEKGITEPALILDSLQVYFSTLFEGSIHNIQDGMDISISNINKEAKKLYFAGARNSLTYIQNGKMETIKGDKMSIGHSKIKSKSIDKFTSHQIDISVPTMIYMYTDGYQDQFGGRINRKFYSKNLRALFFDIHQMPMSKQRTRLKMTFVEWCDFAKQTDDVTIVGIKID; encoded by the coding sequence ATGTCATTTAATCCTTTTGCTCCTTTATTTGAAGTTCCTACTCGTTTAAATTTGCCTATTGAAAATCATAAAGAATTTGCAATTATTTCTACCACTGGAATAATTGGTTTTTTAGCACATTCTATTTTCTTATTGCTCTTTTGGTATTTTGATGTTGATTTTATGGCATACTTGAATATAGGAAGCATTCTTATTTTTGCTGCTATTTATTATATAAATCGTCATTCAGTAGGTAAATCATCTCTTTTAATAATTATAGCAAGTTTAGAAATAATTGTTCACGCTATTTTTGCTGTCTTTATTTTAGGTTGGACATCAAATTTTCATTTGTATCTCTTTGTGCCTATTTTGGCAGCTTTCTTAGTTGGAAAAGTGAATGGTATTTCTTCTTATATTCTCAACTTATTCTCTATATCTGTGTATGTTTTTTTGGCTGTTTATATGAACTACAATAATCCTTTGAGAAGTATTTCTGAAGCAGGTATGTTTACTTTTGAAATAATGAATGTGATAAATGTATCATCTACCATAATTATTGTTACGATGTATTATAATTATGTAACTAATGAAGCTGTAAAAAATCTTGCAAAATTAAATGATGAACTAAAAGAACAAAGCCAAAACGTAATGAATTTTAATAGTGAGTTGGCTCAACAGACAGAAGAATTACAAATCCAATCAGAACAATTAACACACTCAAACAAACATACAATTGATAGTATCAGATATGCACTTCGGATTCAAGAAGCCGTTTTGCCTTCGGTTTCAGAATTAAATACCATTTTTGGAGAAAAAAATGTAATGATTTTTTATAATCCAAAAGATATTGTAAGTGGTGATTTTTATTGGGCTAAAGAAAAAGATAATAATAAAATAATTGTAGTAGCTGATTGTACAGGACATGGAGTTCCAGGAGCAATGCTAACCATGATAGGAGAAAGTCTTTTGAATAATATTGTTTTGGAAAAAGGAATTACAGAACCTGCTTTGATTTTGGATTCATTACAAGTTTATTTTTCAACCCTTTTTGAAGGAAGTATTCACAATATTCAAGATGGAATGGATATTTCTATTTCTAATATTAATAAGGAAGCAAAAAAACTTTATTTTGCTGGTGCTAGAAATTCTTTAACTTATATTCAGAATGGAAAGATGGAAACTATCAAAGGTGATAAAATGAGTATTGGGCATTCAAAAATTAAATCAAAATCTATTGATAAATTTACTTCTCATCAAATAGATATTTCTGTTCCAACAATGATTTATATGTACACAGATGGTTATCAAGACCAATTTGGAGGAAGAATAAATCGAAAATTTTATAGCAAAAATCTAAGAGCATTATTTTTTGATATTCATCAAATGCCTATGTCAAAACAGCGAACACGCCTAAAAATGACTTTTGTAGAATGGTGTGATTTTGCAAAACAAACGGATGATGTTACGATTGTAGGAATAAAAATAGATTAA
- a CDS encoding porin family protein → MKKLTLLAVFFLFAGFSSKAFAQSPVRLGLKFNPIVSYAQVTDEDKKSIDGLDKSSKVGFSGGLMLDFDFSERAAFHTGLLIVKKGYSYSYPFSTTSSDSIPVTTTETRSIDASITTVEIPLALKMRSGDIADGLRIRGIFGGQIGLNVSSKTTDEIASISTESRKTGDYYQPLSVDFLVGAGVEYDIESVGTIDFGLSYHNGLTRFNKKKDSYGSRALAHYFSFDIGFFF, encoded by the coding sequence ATGAAAAAACTAACTCTATTAGCTGTATTCTTTTTATTTGCAGGCTTTTCATCTAAAGCATTTGCACAATCCCCTGTTCGTTTGGGATTAAAATTCAATCCAATTGTTTCCTATGCACAAGTAACAGATGAAGACAAAAAATCTATTGATGGACTTGATAAAAGTTCTAAAGTAGGATTCTCAGGAGGATTAATGCTAGATTTTGACTTTTCCGAACGTGCTGCGTTTCATACTGGGCTTTTAATTGTCAAGAAAGGATACAGTTATTCGTATCCATTTTCAACAACAAGTAGCGACAGTATTCCTGTTACAACAACTGAAACTAGAAGCATAGATGCAAGTATCACAACCGTAGAGATTCCTCTTGCTCTCAAAATGCGTTCTGGTGATATTGCTGATGGGCTTCGTATTCGTGGTATTTTTGGTGGACAAATTGGGCTTAATGTTTCATCAAAAACAACTGATGAGATAGCTTCTATTAGTACTGAAAGCCGTAAAACAGGAGATTATTATCAACCTTTGAGTGTTGATTTTTTGGTTGGTGCTGGTGTTGAATATGATATTGAATCTGTTGGAACAATAGATTTTGGGCTTAGTTATCACAATGGTCTTACTCGTTTTAATAAGAAAAAAGATAGTTATGGCAGCCGTGCTTTAGCACATTATTTTTCTTTTGATATTGGTTTCTTTTTCTAA
- a CDS encoding gliding motility-associated C-terminal domain-containing protein: protein MTSIQILKQFFTKTVFLIFQRNWLLLFLGLFIIGITAFTSPFLDKKHNNFLDFSKIENSFAQNKAVQNYFPASLLSPLSKAEIYRLMCLPDDSLALVELYNATDGANWTNPWVLTDPWTTWNGVVLNASDSCVLELNLSNQNIIGQIPASMFGGEKLNQIQKIDLSNNELTDAIPTDLGTLLTLEEINLGNNNLTGEIPASLSDLLLLQRLDLSFNSLTGDFPVSLTDISILLALESINIDSNFIENVPTFPVNRPITLNFSNNKLKLNSLVPNNKSQYTFTYSPQDSVGDFKIINVPQGGTFKDTVSVNQINGTTTYRWLRAGTLINSQTDDSVLVVDNANVADHEGIYTAEVTHTGASDITLHRKVFLVNIVECPSNNILITSDTTVCEGTNLPTIEGTEAELGEVPFFSYQWQQALDGDTTNWTDASNGNVPDYALNNAGITIADTAYFRRIVIPASGAGCDNDTSSKVAVIILPNITENTLYPSIQNVCLGTIPTDIYGSTSDSSVTSPLHYRYQVSLDSGMTWIDSLQTQNFAFTDTLATADTVQFRRIVTGACAPDTSNTITINSLPRVVADSIFESQTICINTQPDTITGSIPTGGDREYKYLWQIATRLDTADWLSVDSTRNLFVPPVANDTFYVRRVVQSACFADTSNIVDIFISPDLGNDTSAISISQTQICVGNPIPTINGTAPIAPTGFRYLWEVSLDSALWTSVDSVQNYTPVDSTLFDSVFMQIPDSFLVRRLVIDSCRSYPSNVVKLFMIKPIDSISNLISYDSTGLCEGDTTWQINATQPTGGSGSYNYQWQISFDSISWAARGDSLLIEDFVLTDTTYFRRLVIDSCRTDTSNVVFIPVAKPFGINQLTNPVREVCVGDSTKITIIGTNPENEGSFSYIYEQSPDTVAWFSSSTFTFSSGTLTQTQRYVPDTLFSGQNYFRRIVLGGCRPDTSNVIDVTVILNARNNFLFGGETICQGDSASLITATDPIAGEAGNIEISWQISTDSTAWIPVETDTITAYDIGAPQQTTYVRRSVKSGTCPPSFSNVLTIKVIRFIENNEISSLQTVVCEGSAADTLRGTFPTEGGNDSTAYRFFWQSRRANDSTAIWRTVGGDQDYFTGPVNFDTQYRRLVSVACFSDTSNIISLEINPTIKNNVIDEGYIDCSLDTLGRLNGTVLLDTLNEIGQFRYQWQNSRNQRDWADIANTNTASYQPTPIDTTTFYRRLVINECFTDSSNIAEITIRPTPILEIIQDSTINIGYDIQLFANGGINYVWTPSETLTGDSTATPTANPTISTMYTVRAENIYGCVTYDSVFVTVIGTPKVRTVDVITPDGNGLNDQLYIEEIERYPDNELVIINRWGQEVFRKKGYLNDWEGTNKTGGVLPAGTYFYIIKFETVKTILKGSFEIIR, encoded by the coding sequence ATGACTTCAATACAAATACTAAAACAATTCTTTACTAAAACGGTTTTTTTAATCTTTCAAAGAAATTGGCTGCTTTTATTTTTAGGACTTTTTATAATAGGAATAACAGCTTTTACTTCTCCTTTTTTAGACAAAAAACATAATAATTTTTTAGATTTTTCTAAAATAGAAAATTCATTTGCTCAAAATAAAGCTGTTCAAAATTATTTTCCAGCTTCTTTATTGAGTCCTTTATCAAAAGCTGAAATATATCGTTTGATGTGCCTGCCCGATGACTCCTTGGCATTAGTTGAGCTTTATAATGCTACTGATGGCGCAAATTGGACAAATCCTTGGGTACTTACAGACCCTTGGACAACTTGGAACGGAGTAGTTTTGAATGCTAGTGATAGTTGTGTTTTAGAATTAAATTTGAGTAATCAAAATATTATAGGACAAATTCCTGCTTCTATGTTTGGAGGCGAAAAACTAAATCAAATACAAAAAATTGATTTATCAAATAATGAATTAACAGATGCTATTCCAACAGATTTAGGTACTTTACTTACTTTAGAAGAAATTAATTTAGGAAATAATAATCTGACTGGAGAAATTCCTGCTTCATTAAGTGATTTATTATTATTACAAAGATTAGATTTGAGTTTTAATTCTTTGACTGGTGATTTTCCTGTTTCTCTAACAGATATTTCAATTCTTTTGGCTCTTGAGTCTATTAATATAGATTCAAATTTTATTGAAAATGTACCTACCTTTCCAGTAAACCGACCTATTACACTCAATTTTTCTAATAATAAATTAAAATTGAATAGTCTTGTTCCGAATAACAAATCACAATATACATTTACATATTCGCCACAAGATAGTGTAGGAGATTTTAAAATAATTAATGTTCCACAAGGAGGCACTTTTAAAGATACTGTTTCTGTTAATCAAATAAATGGAACAACTACATATCGTTGGTTGCGTGCAGGAACGCTAATAAATTCTCAAACTGATGATAGTGTTTTGGTAGTTGATAATGCAAATGTAGCAGACCATGAGGGAATTTATACAGCTGAAGTAACACATACAGGCGCATCAGATATTACTCTTCACAGAAAAGTTTTTTTAGTAAATATTGTTGAATGTCCTTCTAATAATATATTGATTACTTCTGATACGACAGTTTGTGAAGGTACAAATTTGCCAACAATTGAAGGAACTGAAGCCGAACTTGGCGAAGTACCATTTTTCTCTTATCAGTGGCAACAGGCTTTGGATGGAGATACTACCAATTGGACAGATGCTTCGAATGGAAATGTTCCAGATTATGCTTTAAATAATGCAGGAATTACGATTGCAGATACAGCTTATTTTAGAAGAATTGTAATCCCTGCATCGGGTGCAGGTTGTGATAATGATACCAGTTCGAAAGTAGCTGTTATTATTTTGCCTAATATTACCGAAAATACACTTTATCCATCTATTCAAAATGTTTGTTTGGGAACTATTCCGACAGATATTTATGGTTCTACATCAGATTCTTCTGTTACAAGTCCACTTCATTACCGTTATCAAGTTTCTTTAGATTCTGGAATGACTTGGATTGATAGTCTTCAAACTCAAAACTTTGCTTTTACAGATACTCTAGCAACAGCCGATACAGTTCAGTTTAGAAGAATTGTAACTGGAGCTTGTGCGCCTGATACCAGTAATACAATTACAATTAATTCGCTTCCTCGTGTAGTTGCAGATTCAATTTTTGAGAGCCAAACAATTTGTATAAATACCCAACCCGATACAATTACAGGAAGTATTCCAACGGGAGGAGATAGAGAATATAAATATTTATGGCAAATTGCGACACGCTTAGATACAGCTGATTGGTTGAGTGTTGATTCTACAAGAAACTTATTTGTTCCACCTGTTGCAAATGATACTTTTTATGTCAGAAGAGTAGTTCAAAGTGCTTGTTTTGCAGATACGAGTAATATTGTAGATATTTTTATTTCACCAGACTTAGGAAATGATACTTCTGCAATTTCTATTTCACAAACACAAATTTGTGTAGGAAATCCAATTCCAACTATTAATGGAACAGCACCAATTGCACCAACAGGATTTAGGTATTTGTGGGAAGTTTCTTTAGACTCTGCTCTTTGGACAAGTGTTGATTCAGTTCAGAATTATACACCAGTTGATTCTACACTTTTTGATAGTGTTTTTATGCAAATTCCTGATAGTTTTTTAGTCAGAAGGTTAGTAATTGATAGTTGTCGTTCTTATCCTAGTAATGTTGTGAAATTATTTATGATAAAACCAATTGATAGTATAAGTAATTTGATTTCTTATGATAGCACAGGACTTTGTGAAGGAGATACAACTTGGCAAATTAATGCAACTCAACCAACTGGAGGAAGTGGAAGTTATAATTATCAATGGCAAATTTCTTTTGATAGTATTTCTTGGGCTGCTAGAGGAGATTCTTTACTTATTGAAGATTTTGTTCTTACAGATACCACTTATTTTAGACGTTTGGTAATTGATAGTTGTCGAACTGATACAAGTAATGTTGTCTTTATTCCTGTTGCAAAACCATTTGGAATCAATCAACTTACAAACCCAGTACGAGAAGTTTGTGTTGGAGATTCTACCAAAATTACGATTATAGGTACAAACCCAGAAAATGAAGGAAGTTTTAGTTATATCTATGAGCAATCTCCAGATACGGTAGCTTGGTTTAGTAGTTCTACATTTACTTTTAGTAGTGGAACACTTACACAAACTCAAAGGTATGTGCCAGATACACTTTTTTCAGGTCAAAATTATTTTAGAAGAATTGTTTTGGGTGGTTGTCGTCCTGATACCAGTAATGTAATTGATGTAACTGTAATTCTGAATGCAAGAAATAATTTTCTTTTTGGTGGTGAAACAATTTGTCAAGGTGATTCTGCATCTCTCATTACAGCAACAGACCCCATTGCAGGAGAAGCAGGAAATATAGAAATATCATGGCAAATATCAACAGATAGTACTGCTTGGATTCCTGTCGAAACAGATACCATAACAGCTTATGATATAGGTGCGCCCCAACAAACAACTTATGTTCGAAGGAGTGTCAAATCAGGAACTTGCCCACCTAGTTTTAGTAATGTTTTGACCATAAAAGTTATTCGTTTTATAGAAAATAATGAAATATCCTCTCTTCAAACGGTGGTTTGTGAAGGTTCGGCAGCCGATACTTTACGAGGAACTTTCCCAACTGAAGGAGGAAATGATAGTACAGCATACAGATTCTTTTGGCAATCAAGAAGAGCAAACGACTCAACAGCTATTTGGCGAACAGTTGGAGGTGACCAAGATTATTTTACGGGGCCTGTCAATTTTGATACTCAATATCGTCGTTTGGTTAGTGTTGCTTGTTTTAGTGATACCTCAAATATTATTTCTCTTGAAATCAATCCAACTATCAAAAATAATGTAATTGATGAAGGTTACATAGATTGTAGCTTGGATACATTGGGAAGGCTTAATGGAACAGTTCTTTTGGATACACTCAATGAAATTGGGCAGTTCCGTTATCAATGGCAGAACTCAAGAAATCAAAGAGATTGGGCAGATATTGCCAATACAAATACAGCTAGTTATCAACCTACACCAATTGATACAACTACTTTTTACAGACGTTTAGTTATCAATGAATGCTTTACTGATAGTAGTAATATTGCTGAAATTACAATCCGTCCAACTCCAATTTTAGAAATAATTCAAGATTCTACAATAAATATTGGCTATGATATTCAATTATTTGCTAATGGTGGAATAAATTATGTTTGGACTCCAAGTGAAACTCTAACTGGAGATTCGACAGCAACACCAACAGCAAACCCTACCATAAGCACAATGTACACCGTAAGAGCTGAAAATATTTATGGTTGTGTAACCTATGATAGTGTTTTTGTAACAGTTATCGGAACACCAAAAGTAAGAACTGTTGATGTAATTACACCAGATGGAAATGGTCTAAATGACCAACTTTATATCGAAGAAATTGAGCGTTATCCTGACAATGAACTTGTAATTATCAATCGTTGGGGACAAGAAGTATTTCGCAAAAAAGGCTATCTAAATGATTGGGAAGGAACAAACAAAACAGGTGGAGTACTTCCAGCAGGAACTTATTTTTATATCATAAAATTTGAAACTGTCAAAACTATCTTGAAAGGTTCTTTTGAAATAATACGATAA
- a CDS encoding PorP/SprF family type IX secretion system membrane protein, translating into MKQMLPIHSKSILFLLLNFSLSLSILGISSFSNHSLAQQVPIYSQYFSHPFVSNPAWTGRSDYSSVFLTYRSQWAGFEDAPKTVLLTVDIPFYEKRSGLGFFVQQDAIKSTSRTKAMVSYGYHLLGEYENSSKLSFGLMGGIVYNQINFDDWYIRHPTDPVLLNNTGNYMGFEIGFGASYTFKKRLEIGLSVPQLLNPAFSPEDETDDNIRLQNHLMLSVRGMIPVGMGEFRPMAVVRQVPNVPIQYEGGLQYMHDNSLWVSTAYRSNYSVNVGAGVNYGSFSFGYIRDFPIGDIVGAFGSTNELMLGYKFNQLPTADYEGKRGYGRGLIRKKKYHPSRPGPLMKKYPKKPKKKKKPKAKGKYRRF; encoded by the coding sequence ATGAAACAGATGCTACCTATACATTCAAAATCTATTTTATTTCTTTTATTAAATTTCTCCTTGAGTCTTTCAATTTTAGGAATTAGTAGCTTTTCAAATCACTCTTTGGCACAACAAGTACCAATTTATAGTCAATATTTTTCACATCCTTTCGTTTCAAATCCAGCTTGGACAGGGCGTTCGGATTATAGCTCTGTCTTCTTAACTTATCGTTCGCAATGGGCTGGTTTTGAAGATGCACCTAAAACAGTTCTTCTGACAGTAGATATACCATTTTATGAAAAACGCTCAGGTTTGGGTTTCTTTGTTCAACAAGATGCAATAAAAAGTACAAGCCGTACAAAAGCAATGGTTTCTTATGGCTATCATCTTTTGGGAGAATATGAAAATAGTTCAAAACTTTCTTTTGGATTAATGGGAGGCATTGTCTATAATCAAATTAATTTTGATGATTGGTACATTCGTCATCCAACAGATCCTGTTTTACTCAATAATACAGGAAATTATATGGGTTTTGAAATTGGTTTTGGGGCTAGTTATACATTCAAAAAAAGATTAGAAATTGGACTTTCTGTACCTCAATTATTAAACCCTGCTTTTAGCCCAGAAGATGAAACAGATGATAATATTCGTCTTCAAAATCATCTTATGTTATCTGTGCGTGGAATGATTCCTGTTGGGATGGGAGAATTTCGTCCTATGGCAGTGGTTAGGCAAGTTCCAAATGTGCCAATTCAATATGAAGGAGGCTTGCAATATATGCACGATAATTCACTTTGGGTAAGTACAGCCTATCGAAGTAATTATTCTGTTAATGTGGGTGCTGGTGTAAATTATGGTAGTTTTAGTTTTGGTTATATTAGAGATTTTCCAATTGGAGATATCGTAGGAGCATTTGGAAGTACCAACGAATTAATGTTAGGTTATAAATTTAATCAATTACCAACAGCAGATTATGAAGGAAAACGAGGCTACGGACGTGGACTTATTCGTAAGAAAAAATACCATCCATCTCGTCCAGGTCCTCTGATGAAAAAATATCCTAAAAAGCCAAAGAAAAAGAAAAAACCAAAAGCAAAAGGAAAGTATCGTAGATTCTAA
- a CDS encoding ion transporter: MESSTLKDKKNKKAISALKKVKTKNSNSFSKGRRFAQRRWRMRLDRLFFKSNTTEGKIFDTALLALIVLSLVVVMMQSVTEIDQQYGTYLLAIEMAVTVLFAIEYVLRVATSHHPMRYILSFYGIIDLLAFVPAIFSWTYAGSNFFLLLRVTRIISIFKVLDMNQYTGEAQILSQALRASRHKVTVFVIFVATNVVLLGFIMFLVEGKDNPGFSSIPKSIYWAIVTLTTVGYGDIAPQSALGRSIAAIVMILGYGVLAVPTGIVSAEIATQVTHKSDEEESEGDKQKTQATQKENRSKECSNCGAEHHSEVAHFCYKCGTELVL; the protein is encoded by the coding sequence ATGGAGTCTTCGACACTCAAAGATAAAAAAAACAAAAAGGCTATATCAGCTTTAAAAAAAGTGAAGACAAAGAATTCAAACAGCTTTTCGAAAGGAAGAAGATTTGCCCAACGCAGGTGGCGTATGCGTCTTGATAGACTGTTTTTCAAGTCAAATACCACTGAAGGAAAAATCTTTGATACAGCTCTTTTGGCTCTTATTGTACTTAGTTTGGTTGTTGTGATGATGCAAAGTGTTACCGAAATTGACCAACAATATGGAACGTATCTTTTGGCTATCGAAATGGCTGTTACGGTACTTTTTGCTATTGAGTATGTTCTTCGTGTGGCTACTTCACATCATCCAATGCGTTATATTTTGAGTTTTTATGGAATCATTGATTTACTAGCTTTTGTTCCTGCAATTTTTTCTTGGACGTATGCAGGAAGTAATTTTTTCCTACTTCTTCGTGTAACTCGTATCATTAGTATTTTTAAAGTATTGGATATGAACCAATACACAGGCGAAGCACAAATTCTGAGTCAAGCATTGCGTGCTAGTCGTCATAAAGTAACGGTTTTTGTAATTTTTGTGGCTACAAATGTTGTCTTACTTGGTTTTATTATGTTTTTAGTAGAAGGAAAAGATAACCCTGGATTTTCAAGTATTCCAAAAAGTATTTATTGGGCAATCGTAACTCTTACAACAGTAGGTTATGGAGATATTGCTCCTCAAAGCGCACTTGGAAGAAGTATTGCAGCCATTGTTATGATACTTGGTTATGGTGTACTTGCCGTTCCGACAGGAATTGTATCAGCAGAAATTGCAACACAAGTAACACACAAATCGGATGAAGAAGAATCAGAAGGAGATAAACAAAAAACACAAGCCACTCAAAAGGAAAATAGAAGTAAAGAATGTTCTAATTGTGGTGCAGAGCATCATTCTGAAGTAGCCCATTTTTGCTATAAATGTGGAACTGAATTAGTTTTGTGA
- the phhA gene encoding phenylalanine 4-monooxygenase gives MTQKERRDDQLSHQHYDKYTEESHQVWQILYDRQMKVLPNRADEAYFEGIKAIGFEANRIPNFVEVNEHLKAITGWSLVVVPGLIDNEPFFNFLKNKQFPATTWLRKMKELDYLEEPDMFHDVFAHVPILTNKNFCLFLEELSRIALKHLGNADSIEFISRIYWYTVEFGLINNDGKLRIYGAGILSSAGESVYSLESDIPERVPYNVNDILHTPYIKDRFQEKYFVINSYKELFESLPEIEETLDNMLVSK, from the coding sequence ATGACACAAAAAGAACGAAGAGATGATCAGCTTTCTCATCAACATTATGACAAATACACAGAAGAAAGTCATCAGGTTTGGCAAATATTATATGATAGACAAATGAAAGTATTGCCTAATCGTGCTGATGAGGCATATTTTGAAGGAATAAAAGCAATTGGGTTTGAAGCTAACCGAATTCCTAATTTTGTAGAAGTAAATGAACATCTAAAAGCCATTACAGGATGGAGTTTGGTAGTTGTTCCAGGTCTTATAGACAATGAACCATTTTTCAATTTTCTCAAAAACAAACAATTTCCTGCTACTACTTGGCTTCGTAAAATGAAGGAATTAGATTATTTGGAAGAGCCTGATATGTTTCATGATGTATTTGCACATGTGCCTATTCTTACAAATAAAAATTTCTGTCTATTTTTGGAAGAACTTAGTAGAATAGCCCTAAAACATCTAGGAAATGCTGATTCTATTGAGTTTATTTCTCGTATCTATTGGTACACCGTAGAATTTGGATTAATTAATAATGATGGTAAATTAAGAATCTATGGAGCAGGAATTTTGTCCTCAGCAGGAGAATCTGTCTATTCATTAGAAAGTGATATTCCTGAAAGAGTTCCTTATAATGTAAATGATATTTTGCACACTCCATATATAAAAGACCGTTTTCAAGAAAAATATTTTGTCATTAATTCATATAAAGAATTATTCGAATCTTTGCCAGAAATTGAAGAAACATTAGATAATATGCTTGTTTCTAAATAA
- the hppD gene encoding 4-hydroxyphenylpyruvate dioxygenase — translation MKQEDILPLKGTDHIEFYVGNAKQAAYYYQAAFGFEVVAYAGQETGVRDRSSYVLQQGKIRFVLTSPMSSDSPIAEHIKKHGDGVKVLALWVDDAEKAYYDTMGRGAKSALEPTRLSDENGEVVVSGIHTYGQTIHKFVERGNYTGAFMPGYQPKKSFFEVKSTGLKFVDHCVGNVELGKMNEWVEFYEKVMGFNLLITFDDEDISTEYTALMSKVVSNGNGYVKFPINEPAAGRKKSQIEEYIDFYEGAGVQHIAIATDDILKTIEELRSRGVEFLYVPDNYYEDLLDRVGEIKEDLEDLKKLNILVDRDDEGYLLQIFTKPTGDRPTVFFEIIQRQGAKSFGKGNFKALFEAIEREQELRGNL, via the coding sequence ATGAAACAAGAAGATATTTTGCCTTTAAAAGGTACAGACCATATAGAGTTTTATGTCGGAAATGCAAAACAAGCTGCCTATTATTATCAAGCTGCTTTTGGTTTTGAAGTAGTTGCTTATGCAGGACAAGAAACAGGAGTACGTGACCGTTCATCGTATGTTTTACAACAAGGAAAAATTCGTTTTGTACTTACTTCACCTATGAGTAGTGATTCACCTATTGCAGAACACATTAAAAAACATGGGGATGGTGTAAAAGTATTAGCTCTTTGGGTAGATGATGCCGAAAAAGCATATTATGATACAATGGGAAGAGGTGCAAAATCTGCATTAGAACCTACTCGTTTGTCAGATGAAAATGGAGAAGTAGTAGTTTCTGGAATTCATACTTATGGACAAACAATTCATAAATTTGTAGAAAGAGGAAATTATACTGGTGCATTTATGCCAGGTTATCAGCCAAAAAAATCATTCTTTGAAGTAAAATCAACAGGATTAAAGTTTGTTGATCATTGTGTTGGAAATGTAGAGCTTGGCAAAATGAATGAATGGGTAGAATTCTATGAAAAAGTAATGGGATTTAATCTTCTCATAACTTTTGACGATGAAGATATTTCTACTGAATACACTGCTCTAATGTCAAAAGTAGTTTCAAATGGAAATGGATATGTAAAGTTTCCAATTAATGAACCAGCAGCAGGACGCAAAAAATCACAAATTGAAGAATATATTGATTTTTATGAAGGTGCAGGTGTTCAACATATTGCTATTGCAACAGATGATATTTTAAAAACTATCGAAGAGTTGCGTAGTCGTGGTGTGGAATTTTTATATGTTCCTGATAATTATTATGAAGATTTATTAGATAGAGTTGGTGAAATTAAAGAAGATTTAGAAGACCTCAAAAAATTAAATATTCTTGTTGATAGAGATGATGAAGGATATTTACTTCAAATCTTTACCAAACCAACAGGCGACCGTCCGACTGTTTTCTTTGAAATTATCCAACGTCAAGGAGCAAAATCTTTTGGAAAAGGGAATTTTAAAGCTCTTTTTGAAGCAATAGAAAGAGAGCAAGAGTTGAGAGGTAATTTGTAA